The Aequorivita sublithincola DSM 14238 genome window below encodes:
- the dapA gene encoding 4-hydroxy-tetrahydrodipicolinate synthase, whose product MKELIGTGVALITPFKSDFSVDVEGLKNVVNFNIENGINYLVVLGTTAESATLSKEEKQVVIDTIISANNGRLPLVLGIGGNNTQEVIAEMQTRDLSAFTAILSVSPYYNKPTQEGIYQHFAAIAKAAPLPIILYNVPGRTASNVLPETVIRLANDFEKIVAIKEAAGDIVQAMKLISGCPKEFLVISGDDMITLPIILAGGAGVISVIGEGFPKEFSKMVKLGLDKKADEAYQIHYKIAPAIDYIFAEGNPAGIKAVFKSLEICGDTVRLPLVGVSDGLRAKIDSFTRNF is encoded by the coding sequence ATGAAAGAATTAATAGGAACCGGCGTAGCGCTAATCACTCCATTTAAAAGCGATTTTTCGGTAGATGTAGAAGGCCTTAAGAATGTTGTTAATTTCAACATTGAAAACGGTATAAATTATTTAGTAGTTTTAGGAACAACCGCCGAAAGCGCAACACTTTCAAAAGAAGAAAAACAAGTTGTGATAGACACAATCATTTCAGCAAATAACGGTCGTTTGCCATTGGTTCTAGGCATTGGCGGCAACAACACACAAGAAGTAATTGCTGAAATGCAAACCCGTGATCTTTCTGCATTTACAGCTATTCTTTCCGTTTCGCCTTATTACAACAAACCTACGCAGGAAGGAATTTATCAACACTTTGCAGCTATCGCAAAGGCCGCTCCGTTGCCAATAATTTTGTATAATGTTCCAGGAAGAACGGCTTCAAACGTACTTCCAGAAACCGTTATTCGTTTGGCAAATGATTTTGAGAAAATCGTAGCCATAAAAGAAGCGGCTGGAGATATCGTTCAAGCAATGAAATTGATTTCAGGTTGCCCAAAAGAGTTCTTAGTAATTTCTGGTGATGATATGATTACGTTACCAATTATACTCGCTGGTGGGGCAGGAGTGATTTCGGTTATTGGGGAAGGTTTCCCAAAAGAGTTTTCGAAAATGGTAAAACTCGGTCTCGATAAAAAAGCTGATGAAGCTTATCAAATTCACTATAAAATAGCGCCAGCAATAGACTATATTTTTGCGGAAGGAAATCCTGCAGGAATAAAAGCAGTTTTCAAATCTTTAGAGATTTGTGGTGACACCGTGAGGCTTCCTTTAGTGGGGGTTAGCGATGGGTTGAGAGCCAAAATAGATTCTTTTACCAGAAATTTCTAA
- a CDS encoding DUF6913 domain-containing protein yields the protein MLKKVKHNSLKKHTDKNLKERDVSERNTSLKHLGFLLDEAFFEDFETLYEFGKELGLQRKDVKIFTFVETRRKIPSLRQNQITNKEFTWRGEIQNQNAKEFLDLPFDVLVGFYKDRHEYLGAMIAESKAKFKIGFNGADERLFDLLLTVDFQKPDTFKSEVKKYLKILKKI from the coding sequence ATGTTGAAAAAAGTAAAACATAATTCCTTAAAAAAGCACACAGACAAAAACCTGAAGGAGCGAGATGTTTCAGAACGTAACACTTCATTAAAACATTTGGGTTTTTTGTTGGATGAAGCCTTTTTTGAAGATTTTGAAACGCTTTATGAATTTGGAAAAGAACTAGGTTTGCAACGAAAGGACGTGAAGATTTTTACCTTTGTTGAAACCAGAAGAAAAATTCCATCACTTCGGCAAAACCAAATTACAAATAAAGAATTTACTTGGCGTGGCGAGATTCAAAACCAAAATGCGAAGGAATTTCTAGATTTACCGTTCGATGTTTTGGTGGGCTTTTATAAAGACAGACATGAATATTTAGGAGCGATGATTGCAGAAAGTAAAGCAAAATTTAAAATCGGTTTTAATGGTGCAGACGAGCGACTTTTCGACTTGCTTTTAACCGTTGACTTTCAAAAACCGGACACTTTTAAAAGTGAAGTAAAAAAATATTTGAAAATCTTGAAGAAGATTTAG
- the ligA gene encoding NAD-dependent DNA ligase LigA — protein sequence MSTEQQITSLRNELREHNHNYYILDNPTISDFKFDQKLKQLQELEKANPEFYDANSPTLRVGGEITKNFETVPHTYRMYSLDNSYSKEDLEDWEKRIEKMVDGNVEFTCELKYDGASISLTYEDGKLKKAVTRGDGFQGDDVTANIKTIRSVPLQLKGDFPPLFEIRGEIVLPFEGFAKMNAERVEAGEEPYRNPRNTASGSLKLQDSAEVAKRPLDCLLYSLIGERLPVKTQFESLEKARDWGFKVPKAAKLAKSLDEVLDFVNYWDIHRHELPYETDGVVVKVNNLQQQEELGYTAKSPRWAMAYKFKAEQVSTLLNQITFQVGRTGAITPVANLEPVELAGTVVKRASLHNADQIEKLDIREGDTVFVEKGGEIIPKIIGVDFTQRDPKSNPTEYITECPECRTELVRTEGEAQHYCPNAEGCPPQIIGRIQHFISRKAMDIEGLGSETVALLVNNGLINNYADLYLLKEEQIVPLERMAQKSAENMVKGIEASKQIPFERVLFGLGIRYVGETVAKKLAKNYKTIDALKNASEEELITVDEIGERIAQSVVSFFNSEENIATIERLKSYGVQLEISAEKLANQTDTLAGNTFVVSGVFTKVSRDELKKLIEDNGGKVSSSISSKTNYVVAGENMGPSKKTKAESLGVAIISEDDFLQMIS from the coding sequence ATGAGCACAGAACAACAAATTACAAGCCTTCGCAACGAACTTCGCGAGCATAACCATAATTATTACATTCTAGACAATCCCACAATTTCCGACTTTAAATTTGACCAAAAACTAAAGCAACTTCAGGAACTAGAAAAAGCAAATCCTGAGTTTTATGATGCCAACTCACCAACCTTAAGAGTTGGTGGTGAAATCACGAAGAATTTTGAAACCGTTCCGCATACTTATAGAATGTATTCTTTGGATAATTCCTATTCAAAAGAAGATTTGGAAGACTGGGAAAAGCGAATCGAAAAAATGGTAGATGGCAATGTGGAATTTACTTGCGAGCTTAAATACGACGGTGCTTCAATCAGTTTAACTTACGAAGATGGAAAGCTGAAAAAGGCCGTAACCCGCGGCGACGGTTTTCAAGGAGATGATGTTACGGCAAACATAAAAACCATCCGTTCTGTCCCTTTGCAGTTGAAGGGAGATTTTCCACCTCTTTTTGAAATTCGCGGAGAAATAGTTTTGCCTTTTGAAGGTTTCGCAAAGATGAATGCAGAAAGAGTAGAGGCAGGCGAAGAACCATACCGAAACCCAAGAAACACAGCTTCTGGCAGCCTAAAATTGCAAGACAGCGCCGAGGTTGCAAAACGTCCATTGGATTGCCTATTATATAGTTTAATAGGTGAAAGGCTTCCTGTAAAAACACAATTTGAAAGTCTCGAAAAAGCCCGTGATTGGGGTTTTAAAGTTCCAAAAGCTGCAAAACTTGCAAAAAGTCTCGATGAGGTTTTGGATTTCGTTAACTATTGGGACATCCATCGCCACGAATTGCCTTATGAAACCGATGGAGTAGTGGTAAAGGTGAACAATCTACAACAACAAGAAGAGCTTGGTTATACCGCCAAATCGCCACGTTGGGCAATGGCCTATAAATTTAAAGCAGAACAGGTTTCCACCCTTTTAAACCAAATTACGTTTCAAGTAGGAAGAACTGGCGCCATCACACCCGTTGCAAATTTAGAGCCTGTGGAATTGGCCGGAACCGTTGTTAAACGTGCGTCACTTCACAATGCCGATCAAATTGAAAAGCTGGACATCCGCGAAGGTGACACAGTTTTTGTTGAAAAGGGTGGCGAAATTATTCCGAAGATAATTGGGGTAGATTTTACGCAGCGCGATCCAAAATCAAATCCTACTGAATATATTACCGAATGCCCTGAATGTAGAACTGAATTGGTTCGCACCGAAGGTGAAGCTCAACATTATTGTCCAAATGCAGAAGGATGCCCACCACAAATTATTGGGCGGATTCAGCATTTCATTTCTCGCAAAGCAATGGATATTGAAGGATTGGGAAGCGAAACTGTAGCACTTTTGGTTAACAATGGCTTGATTAATAATTACGCAGATTTGTATCTTTTGAAAGAAGAACAGATAGTTCCGTTGGAAAGAATGGCGCAGAAAAGTGCTGAGAATATGGTCAAAGGAATCGAAGCCTCTAAACAAATTCCTTTTGAAAGAGTTCTTTTCGGCTTGGGAATTCGATACGTTGGTGAAACCGTTGCGAAGAAACTCGCAAAAAATTACAAAACCATTGATGCGTTAAAAAACGCTTCCGAAGAAGAATTGATAACTGTTGATGAAATTGGCGAACGCATTGCCCAAAGTGTAGTTTCCTTTTTCAATTCCGAAGAAAATATTGCAACCATTGAACGATTGAAAAGCTATGGCGTTCAGCTGGAGATTTCCGCAGAAAAACTTGCAAACCAAACGGATACTTTAGCAGGAAATACTTTTGTCGTTTCCGGAGTCTTCACAAAAGTTTCCCGCGACGAACTTAAAAAACTCATTGAAGACAACGGCGGCAAGGTTTCAAGTTCCATTTCATCCAAAACAAATTACGTTGTCGCTGGGGAAAATATGGGGCCTAGTAAGAAAACGAAAGCTGAAAGTTTGGGAGTTGCAATTATTTCCGAAGATGATTTTTTGCAAATGATTTCATAA
- a CDS encoding TIGR00730 family Rossman fold protein → MNKLEKICVFCGSSEGNDLAITDAAKKLGEIFVEREITLVYGAAKIGIMGIIAKNVLDNNGKVVGIIPNFLKKKEVVHLGLTELITTENMHERKMKMQEASDGFIALPGGMGTLEELFEIITWLQLGLHQKPIGLLNINGFYNDLIKMLETMVRKGFLSMANYELLLVDSNPKNLLQKMEDFKRPNVQKWLNSDRS, encoded by the coding sequence ATGAACAAACTTGAAAAAATATGCGTTTTCTGCGGAAGCAGTGAAGGCAACGACCTAGCCATAACCGATGCCGCTAAAAAACTTGGGGAAATATTCGTCGAGCGTGAAATTACTTTGGTGTACGGCGCGGCAAAAATTGGCATAATGGGCATTATCGCCAAAAATGTTTTGGATAACAATGGAAAAGTAGTTGGCATTATCCCAAATTTTTTAAAAAAGAAAGAAGTAGTGCATTTAGGTCTCACCGAGCTAATTACCACAGAAAACATGCACGAACGCAAAATGAAAATGCAAGAAGCAAGTGACGGTTTTATAGCCTTACCTGGCGGAATGGGAACGTTGGAAGAGCTTTTTGAAATCATAACTTGGTTACAACTTGGGCTTCATCAAAAACCAATTGGACTTCTTAATATTAATGGTTTTTATAACGATTTAATAAAAATGCTAGAAACAATGGTTCGTAAAGGCTTTCTTTCTATGGCTAATTACGAACTTCTATTGGTGGATTCCAACCCCAAAAACCTACTGCAAAAAATGGAAGATTTCAAAAGGCCTAATGTTCAAAAGTGGTTAAATTCTGATAGAAGTTGA